From uncultured Desulfobacter sp.:
AATAGATCCCCCAGGGGCAATCTGCGACATTATTTCACGTTTTCCGCCATATGCCCCCACGGGCAGTCCGCCACCGATAACTTTACCAAAACAAGTCAAATCCGGATCAATATCAAAATAGCCCTGGGCGCACGCCCTTCCCCCGACCCGGAATCCGGTCATGACCTCATCAAAAATCAGCAGGGTGCCGTGGGTTGCAGTTTCCCGGCGTACTGCCTTTAAAAACAGGGGATCAGGAGCTACCATGCCCATATTCCCTGCCACAGGCTCAAGAATCACACAAGCAATCTCCTTGCCTTTTTCAGCCATGAGCCGTTCAAAAGCGTCGATGTCATTATATGGCAAAGACAACGTATTGCGGATCACATCAGCAGGAACCCCCGGGCTTCCTGGGATGTTTAAGGTAGCGACACCGGACCCGGCTGCCACAAGCAGGGTATCTGCATGGCCATGGTAACATCCGTCAAACTTGATAATAAGGTCCCGGCCCGTCACGCCCCTTGCCAGACGAATGGCACTCATGGTCGCCTCAGTACCGGAGTTAACCATTCTGACCATATCCACGGACGCCACTGAATCCACAACAAGCTGGGCCAGTTCATTTTCACGTGCAGTCGGCGCACCAAAACTTGTGCCTGAATCCAACACTTTTTTCAAAGCATCAACCACAGGCTTTGGGCGGTGGCCAAGAATAAGCGGCCCCCAGGACAGGACATAATCAATATAAGCGTTGCCGTCAGCATCAAAAATCCTGGCGCCCTCTCCTTTTTCAATGAAAATGGGTTCTCCGCCCACCGAACCGCAGGCCCGAACCGGAGAGTTAACCCCGCCCGGTATCAAATTCCTGGCCGATGAAAATAAAGCGGCTGATTTAGTACGTTCCATATTTAATCCTTTATATATATATTTGCAGATAGTATCACGGTTAACATTAATTAATCTTGAAAGATGGAATATACCAAACTGAGTTGAAAGGGGTCAACTGCTTTGATTTTTGTCGGCAATTCTAATTTGGGTCGATACGCCACCTTGCTCTTAATCTTGCTCCTGCTCCTGCTCAAAATAATACTTCGAGCACGAGCAGGATTAAGAGCAAGAAAAAAGCAAAAAGGAAAGACAATACTTTATTAAATTTAGTATTGTTGATTTTTGCCCATAACATTTGACCTCATGGAAAAAGGCTTATATAAGTTGGGGTCGAATTATGAACGATGAATATTACATGATGCTTGCCTTGGATGAGGCAAAAAAAGCCGAAAAACATGACGAGGTACCCGTTGGGGCCATCTTGGTGGACCCGGCCGGCAAGGTAATCGGACAGGGATATAACTGCCCGATATCTGAAAACGACCCCACAAGCCATGCTGAAATCAAGGCCATTCGTTCGGCCTGCAGGCACATAAATAACTATCGTCTGCCCGGGACAACGCTTTATGTGACCATAGAACCATGCATCATGTGCATGGGGGCAATAATCCATGCCAGAATCCAACGGCTGGTATTCGGGGCGCCGGATCCTAAATGGGGGGCTGCGGTCTCCCTTTACCAAATGGGATCGGATGTACGATTGAACCACCAACCTGAGATTATTCAGGGAATATGTGAAAAACAGACAAGACATATTATTAAAAGTTTTTTTGAGGAAAAAAGGAGAAACCGTGACAAACACAGTTGTTGTGGGAACCCAGTGGGGTGATGAAGGAAAAGGAAAGATTGTCGATCTACTCAGCGAGCACGCTGATTATGTGGTCAGGTTCCAGGGTGGGAACAATGCAGGGCACACCATGGTGGTCAACGGAAAAGAAATTATCAGCCACCTGATCCCCTCCGGGATACTTCAGCAGAAAAAATGCTTTATCGGCAACGGTGTGGTGGTTGATCCTTTTGTGTTGCTGGATGAACTTGATTATCTGGCGGGCAACAATATTGATGTGTCCCCCAACATGCTGAAAATCAGTAATCGTGCCCACCTCATCATGCCTTATCACCAGGAAATCGACAAAGCCCGGGAAATAAAAAAAGGAAAGGATAAAATCGGCACCACCGGTCGCGGGATCGGCCCCTGCTATGAAGATAAGGCAACCCGCGTAGGTATCCGGTTCTGTGATCTTCTTGACTTTGATCTGTTCAAGGAAAAAGTTCAGACGGTCATGGCGGAAAAAAATTTCTACCTGAAAGAGTATTTCAAAACCGATCCCATGGATCCGGCACTTGTTATTGATCAGTTTGAAACGATCCGGGACCGGCTTCTTCCTTATATTTCAGATGTTTCCGTATCCCTTGACCAGGGCATCCGGCAGGGTATGCAAATTTTATTCGAAGGTGCCCAGGGCACGCACCTTGACATTGAACACGGCACCTACCCCTTTGTCACCTCCTCCACAACGGTTTCAGCTAACGCTGCAAGCGGCTGCGGCGTGGGGCCCGGACAGCTCAATGAAATCATCGGCATTGTCAAGGCATACACCACCCGGGTGGGCGCAGGTCCCTTCCCAACGGAATTATTTGATGAAACGGGTGAAAAAATCCAGAAAACAGGGGCTGAATTCGGCGCCACCACCGGACGCAAACGGCGTTGTGGATGGCTGGACATGGTGGTATTAAAAAATGCCGTCCGCCTGAACAGCCTGACCGGACTTGCCATCACCAAACTTGATGTTCTGGATGACCTGGATGAGATTAAAATCTGCACAGGTTATGAATATGCGGAAAAAGTCATAACAGATTTCCCAGCTCAAATTGATGTCCTGGCAAACTGTACGCCTGTTTATGAAACACATCCCGGCTGGAAAGCGCCGACATCAAATATAACCAATTTTGAGGATCTGCCTGAAAAAGCCAAAGCCTATCTTGCACGGATAGAAGAATTATCGGAAGTCAAAATTAAAATTGTATCCGTGGGACCTGGACGTGAAGCCACAATTATCAAAGAAAATATTTTCTAAATTGACTTTATCTTAATTCTGGTATATTAAGGGACGTCTTTTGTGTCGGGATGTGGCTCAGCCTGGTAGAGCACCTCGTTCGGGACGAGGGGGTCGGAGGTTCAAATCCTCTCATCCCGACCACAGACGGATAGAATCAAAAATCATACCCTTATCAGATCCTGCATTCATTGAAAATAACTCAGGGAATCCTGCAGTAATTCTAAATATGAATATTTTTAGTTGAAAACTCGCACAAAGCCACCAAGACACAAAGATTTTTATTCGACTTTGTGTGCCTTCGAGGCTTTGTGTGAGAATAAAATTAGGGTTGACAGGAATCCTAATTTATTCTTATTCTTGGCCACAACAGCTCTTTACATATACGCCCTCAAGACGTATAGTCAATTCATGAACAAAGTCGTCCTACAATAAAAAAGCCCAAAAACAGTTCAAAAAAGTTCCGGCCCATATCCAAGGTAAACTTCAGAGTTGGATTGAATCAGTTGAGGCGTTTGGCATTGACGAAATCAGAATAATCCCTGGGTACCACGATGAACCATTAACAGGACAGCGATCCATCTGTCTGTCCAGAGCGTACAAGGCTTTTTATGTAGAATATGATGACAAAATCATGATTGAAATAATAGAGGTGAACAAACATGACTACTGAAAAAAAATACGACAGCCCAGAGCTGGCAAAAGAGTATGGGCCCTTGACTTTTGGCCGGGCACTCTGGTCCCACCGGAAATGTGAAGAGATCTCCCAAAAGGATTTTGCCAAAATGCTTGGTATCTCACCGTCAAGCCTTTGTGACCTGGAGAAAGGAAGGAAGTTGCCATCTGTTAACAGGGCAGCAAAAATTGCCAAAATTTTAAATGAGCCTGAAAAAATTTGGATTCGGTTGGCCCTTCAAGATATGTTGAGAGAAGCGGATTTAAGATATGAAGTTTCAGTGGCATAACTTCGATTGCGCGTCTTTTAGTTCCACATATTTACCCAAGGTGCTTTATGAAGAAATCAACAATACTTGCTCTACTTATGGTTGTCACCAGTGCATTCTTTTTTTCAGGCTGTGTGGTGCCGGCTGACGGGTACTACTCCGATCCATATTATACGTCATCCGTGACGGTGGCGCCGGCCTTACCATACGTAATCAACCTATATGATCGTCCGTATTACACATATCGGGGCTATTACTATTTTTATAACAATTCCGGTTGGTATTACTCTAAACATAGAAACGGCAGATGGATCGTTTTACCCCGAAAACATTGGCCACGGGAGACGCGCTGGAAAGGGCGGCATTACTATCACGATCATCGTGATAAAAAATATAAGAAACCCCATTCTAAAGACCCAAAAGATCATTCCAAAAAAAATCCTCGGAACAATAAAACTTACCAACAGAAAGTAGACACACGGTATAAGGATAAACAGCGGCCCTCAAAGGATACTCGGTATATAAAAAAAGATCCCCGCAAGGATAACAGCTATAAAAAGGACCATCGTAAGGAACAAAAGCGGCTCCATAAAAAAATGCCGCAAAAAGAAAAACGCCGTCATGATATGAACAAGCGTGACGAGCATAAGCCGCTTAAAAAAAAGCAGGAGAGGCGAAATCAGGACAACGTTCATACAAATAAAAACAGTCGGCGACATAAAGACAAAAAGCACAACGAAGAAGAAAAAGAACAAAACAATGAGCTGACCCCGTTTGAGCGTCGGCGTCATCCCTAATCACTCGCCGTCACGAATTCAGTTCAGGAGCATGGTCTGAATTATTTAGGAATGAGTCCGAAATGACTTAATCCGGGAGCGCGGGCGGGACGCCCGCGCTCCCGGATATAGCAAAGTAGGCAAGTTATTTAAGACCCGTTCATTAGGATAAATATTGAAAAAAATCTTGA
This genomic window contains:
- a CDS encoding adenylosuccinate synthase, with amino-acid sequence MTNTVVVGTQWGDEGKGKIVDLLSEHADYVVRFQGGNNAGHTMVVNGKEIISHLIPSGILQQKKCFIGNGVVVDPFVLLDELDYLAGNNIDVSPNMLKISNRAHLIMPYHQEIDKAREIKKGKDKIGTTGRGIGPCYEDKATRVGIRFCDLLDFDLFKEKVQTVMAEKNFYLKEYFKTDPMDPALVIDQFETIRDRLLPYISDVSVSLDQGIRQGMQILFEGAQGTHLDIEHGTYPFVTSSTTVSANAASGCGVGPGQLNEIIGIVKAYTTRVGAGPFPTELFDETGEKIQKTGAEFGATTGRKRRCGWLDMVVLKNAVRLNSLTGLAITKLDVLDDLDEIKICTGYEYAEKVITDFPAQIDVLANCTPVYETHPGWKAPTSNITNFEDLPEKAKAYLARIEELSEVKIKIVSVGPGREATIIKENIF
- the tadA gene encoding tRNA adenosine(34) deaminase TadA; translated protein: MNDEYYMMLALDEAKKAEKHDEVPVGAILVDPAGKVIGQGYNCPISENDPTSHAEIKAIRSACRHINNYRLPGTTLYVTIEPCIMCMGAIIHARIQRLVFGAPDPKWGAAVSLYQMGSDVRLNHQPEIIQGICEKQTRHIIKSFFEEKRRNRDKHSCCGNPVG
- the hemL gene encoding glutamate-1-semialdehyde 2,1-aminomutase, with the protein product MERTKSAALFSSARNLIPGGVNSPVRACGSVGGEPIFIEKGEGARIFDADGNAYIDYVLSWGPLILGHRPKPVVDALKKVLDSGTSFGAPTARENELAQLVVDSVASVDMVRMVNSGTEATMSAIRLARGVTGRDLIIKFDGCYHGHADTLLVAAGSGVATLNIPGSPGVPADVIRNTLSLPYNDIDAFERLMAEKGKEIACVILEPVAGNMGMVAPDPLFLKAVRRETATHGTLLIFDEVMTGFRVGGRACAQGYFDIDPDLTCFGKVIGGGLPVGAYGGKREIMSQIAPGGSIYQAGTLSGNPLAMAAGVATLKALEDDQLYADMDRRADMLINGLQAAADDAGIPFSAGHFGSMAGFFFTGQTVRNFNDAKTCDLERFAKFYRGMLAKGIYLAPSQFEACFISAAHTDEDIEATLEAARQVMAEI
- a CDS encoding helix-turn-helix transcriptional regulator — translated: MTTEKKYDSPELAKEYGPLTFGRALWSHRKCEEISQKDFAKMLGISPSSLCDLEKGRKLPSVNRAAKIAKILNEPEKIWIRLALQDMLREADLRYEVSVA